A stretch of Malus sylvestris chromosome 11, drMalSylv7.2, whole genome shotgun sequence DNA encodes these proteins:
- the LOC126590663 gene encoding uncharacterized protein LOC126590663 translates to MATDNKPTKSKKGKQRYLPHNKAVKKKGAYPLHPGVEGFFITCDGGRERQASQEAINVIDSFYEELVSGKGSGLKLSEAPCKPSNKKIVFSYSDSSSGEGDDNDDDEKKQEGEDKEAEEESEVGEESKGDSRSDDASHDNATSEKSEHQKKDDACDENKTEENTEDKKEDNICREICANEAEEPPAKKQCLGTDSSKFTIPYKVEEKSIDKLIEAELQELGDKNKRRFFTLESGCNGVVFVQMRKREGDPSPSAIVQHMMTSAAATKKHMSRFILRVLPVEVACYSSEEEISRAIKPLLEQHFPVETPNPQKFAVLYEARANTGIDRMKIINAVAKSVPAPHKVDLNNPDKTIVVEICRTICMIGVVDKYKQLAKYNLRQLTSSKP, encoded by the exons ATGGCGACGGACAACAAACCCACCAAGTCCAAGAAGGGGAAGCAGCGCTATCTCCCTCACAAc AAAGCGGTGAAGAAGAAAGGGGCGTACCCATTACACCCAGGAGTGGAAGGATTCTTCATCACTTGCGATGGCGGAAGGGAACGCCAAGCCTCTCAGGAAGCCATTAACGTTATTGACTCT TTTTATGAAGAGCTAGTCAGTGGAAAGGGTTCGGGATTGAAGCTTTCTGAGGCACCCTGTAAACCTTCAAATAAGAAAATAGTGTTCTCGTATTCTGATTCTTCCAGTGGTGAGGGTGAtgacaatgatgatgatgaaaagAAACAAGAAGGAGAGGACAAGGAAGCAGAAGAAGAGAGCGAAGTGGGTGAAGAGAGTAAAGGTGATTCTCGTAGTGATGATGCCAGTCATGATAATGCAACAAGTGAGAAATCAGAACACCAGAAGAAGGATGATGCATGTGACGAAAATAAAACTGAGGAAAACACTGAAGACAAGAAAGAGGATAATATATGTAGGGAAATTTGTGCAAATGAAGCTGAGGAGCCACCAGCAAAGAAACAATGTCTAGGAACAGATTCATCAAAATTTACAATCCCATACAAAGTGGAAGAGAAGTCCATCGATAAGCTAATTGAAGCTGAGCTTCAAGAACTGGGAGATAAGAACAAG AGACGctttttcacccttgaatcggGTTGCAACGGTGTCGTCTTTGTTCAAATGCGGAAAAGAGAGGGAGATCCTAGCCCTAGCGCAATTGTGCAGCATATGATGACATCTGCTGCTGCAACAAAGAAACACATGTCAAG GTTTATCTTAAGAGTATTACCCGTTGAAGTAGCATGCTATTCTTCAGAAGAGGAAATTTCAAGAGCAATCAAACCACTTCTTGAACAGCACTTTCCAGTGGAAACTCCGAATCCTCAGAAG TTTGCTGTCCTGTATGAAGCCCGTGCAAATACCGGTATAGACAGGATGAAAATCATAAATGCAGTGGCAAAATCTGTGCCTGCACCTCACAAAGTTGACCTCAACAATCCCGATAAGACCATTGTTGTTGAAATTTGCAGG ACTATTTGCATGATCGGTGTTGTTGACAAGTACAAGCAGTTAGCAAAGTACAATTTGAGGCAGCTCACATCATCGAAGCCATAG
- the LOC126590664 gene encoding ubiquitin-conjugating enzyme E2 20-like — protein sequence MAAVNQDNSLVVAGATAPSNSKQSQPRPKTLDSQSVLKRLQSELMALMMSGDSGISAFPEEDNIFCWKGTIIGSKETVFEGTEYRLSLTFPNDYPFKPPKVKFETVLFHPNVDLVGNICLDILQDKWSSAYDVRTILLSIQSLLGEPNINSPLNAQAAQLWSNQEEYRKMVEKLYKVPKA from the exons ATGGCTGCTGTGAACCAAGATAACAGTCTTGTAGTGGCCGGAGCCACTGCTCCCTCGAACTCAAAGCAATCTCAGCCTCGCCCCAAGACCCTTGATTCTCAGTCCGTTCTCAAAAG GCTGCAATCTGAGTTGATGGCCTTAATG ATGAGTGGGGATTCCGGGATATCCGCATTCCCCGAGGAAGACAACATTTTCTGCTGGAAAGGGACAATCATTGGAAGCAAGGAGACGGTGTTTGAAGGCACAGAATACAGACTCTCCCTCACCTTTCCCAATGACTATCCATTCAAACCCCCAAAGGTCAAGTTTGAGACTGTCCTCTTTCACCCAAATGTCGATCTTGTCGGCAACATTTGCCTGGATATTCTACAG GATAAATGGTCATCTGCTTATGATGTGAGAACCATACTCTTATCCATCCAGAGTCTTCTTGGAG AACCAAACATCAACTCTCCTTTGAATGCCCAAGCAGCACAATTGTGGAGCAACCAAGAAG AATATAGGAAGATGGTGGAGAAGTTGTACAAAGTTCCAAAGGCTTGA
- the LOC126590323 gene encoding ATP-dependent DNA helicase PIF1-like, whose amino-acid sequence MEIPSHYIWIQAQRKWSKRMNRNKVIGRIYAVSPAEGEKFYLRILLNHVRGPISFTNLRTVNGVLHPTYKQAAKQRGLLERDNSIRQCLLEASTIQMSSALRRLFVTILVYCAPIGVRGLWDEFYPFMIEDYVSTTNITPTFATNRLLRVLNTLLVQFNKSINEFDLPGITRGIESSLGMTRCIEDEISIGIPQQDLDAIKHLNDDQRSAFNTIMGAIQRSENKTFFVDGPDGTGKTYLYCALLANLRRLRHIVLATTSSGIAATILPGGRTTHSKFKIPLSLDASSMSSINKQSDLAKLIQKTKAIIWDEATMMHHHAFEALNRTFRDLIDVDLPFGGKIMIFRGDFRQVLLVIQKGTKAKLIQASVIKASFWSHVKILKLKQNMRSINDREFSKFLLCVGDGNEDVIMDDMVKPPECMVIPWESEHSINQLIAKIFPDLEDHKNDAIYMVERAVVTPTNEDVDMLKEKIINMFPSLEETMYSFDSVEDDTRNLYQPEFLNSISLGGLPPHKLTMKRGAPIMLLRNIDPNLELCNGTRLLCRGSYRNFIDAEILTGQFVGSRVFLPIILLKSIDTAGLPFELTRK is encoded by the coding sequence ATGGAGATCCCATCACATTACATATGGATTCAAGCTCAAAGAAAGTGGTCTAAAAGAATGAATCGTAACAAGGTTATTGGGCGAATATATGCAGTTTCACCAGCTGAAGGCGAAAAATTTTACCTTCGGATTCTTCTTAATCATGTTAGAGGACCAATATCCTTCACAAACTTGAGAACAGTTAATGGGGTTTTGCATCCAACATATAAGCAGGCAGCAAAACAACGAGGTTTGTTAGAAAGAGACAACAGTATTCGACAATGTTTGCTAGAGGCCTCCACAATTCAGATGTCGTCAGCTTTAAGAAGATTATTTGTCACCATATTGGTATATTGTGCACCAATTGGTGTTCGAGGGTTATGGGATGAGTTCTATCCATTCATGATAGAAGATTATGTTTCCACGACTAACATAACTCCCACGTTTGCTACCAACAGACTCTTGCGTGTGTTGAACACACTTTTGGTTCAATTTAATAAGAGTATAAACGAGTTTGATTTGCCAGGAATCACAAGAGGAATTGAATCAAGTTTAGGAATGACAAGATGTATTGAAGATGAAATATCCATAGGTATTCCACAACAAGATCTTGATGCAATCAAACACTTAAATGATGACCAAAGAAGTGCGTTTAACACAATAATGGGTGCAATTCAACGATCGGAGAATAAAACTTTTTTTGTGGATGGTCCTGATGGAACTGGAAAAACTTACTTATATTGTGCATTGTTAGCAAACTTGAGAAGGTTGAGGCATATAGTATTAGCAACAACATCATCTGGAATAGCAGCTACGATATTGCCTGGTGGGAGGACAACACATTCTAAATTCAAGATACCACTTAGTCTTGATGCATCATCGATGAGTTCGATCAATAAGCAATCTGATTTAGCAAAGCTAATACAAAAGACAAAGGCAATTATTTGGGATGAAGCAACAATGATGCATCATCATGCATTTGAAGCACTTAATCGAACGTTTAGAGACTTAATAGATGTTGACTTACCATTTGGGGGGAAGATAATGATATTTAGGGGAGACTTTCGACAAGTTCTTCTTGTTATCCAAAAAGGAACCAAGGCCAAACTAATCCAAGCTAGTGTCATTaaagcatcattttggtcacatgtaaagattttaaaactcaaacaaaaTATGAGATCCATAAATGATCgtgaattttcaaaatttttacttTGTGTTGGTGATGGGAATGAAGATGTTATTATGGATGATATGGTAAAACCACCTGAATGCATGGTGATACCATGGGAGAGTGAGCATtccattaatcaattaattgccAAAATCTTCCCTGACTTAGAGGATCATAAAAATGATGCAATCTACATGGTGGAAAGGGCAGTGGTAACTCCTACAAATGAAGATGTTGATATGTTGAAGGAAAAGATAATCAATATGTTTCCAAGTTTAGAAGAGACAATGTATTCATTTGATTCAGTGGAGGATGATACAAGGAATTTGTATCAGCCAGAGTTTTTGAATTCAATCTCACTTGGTGGTTTGCCTCCACACAAGTTAACTATGAAAAGAGGTGCTCCAATCATGCTTTTGAGAAATATTGATCCGAATTTGGAATTGTGTAATGGTACAAGATTATTGTGTCGTGGCTCTTACCGAAATTTTATTGATGCTGAAATTCTAACTGGACAATTTGTCGGATCCAGAGTTTTCTTACCAATAATCCTTCTTAAAAGCATTGATACTGCTGGGCTTCCATTTGAACTTACAAGAAAGTAG